The following is a genomic window from Brachionichthys hirsutus isolate HB-005 chromosome 15, CSIRO-AGI_Bhir_v1, whole genome shotgun sequence.
GCACGTAAGTTTTTGCTGCGGATGAGAAAACAGCCTTTTAGCTAACCTTGCTAGCCGACACCAGACAGTCGAGAGTATTATTTACCAGAAAGTGTCTCATGCGTCTCGTAAAACTGAAACCCGCAGCATTAACGAATGAACCAGGCCGTGGATCGCGTCTCGCATTTTCTGTCGTTTTCCTAAAACGTCTTCGGACAGCTCAAAGTTCTGTCTGACCCTGGTCTGGGTCGTCTGTCAGGTGGCGATGGGCGACATCCGACAGTCGCTGCTGCCTCGCGACGTGCTGAGCGCCGCCAAGGAGCTGCTGTACCACCTGGACATCTACATCTGCAGCCTGGTGCAGTCTGGGAGGCAGCCTCCGCAGGTGGACTCCAAGACCctgcagctggtggaggagTTCATCCTGCACGCCCCCGAGGACAGGAGCGCGCCGGCCAGGGTACGCCGTTAGCTGCAGAGGACACGGGCGCATGCGTGTGGACGGCCGTGactctgtccgtccgtccgtctgtcctccagaGGATGAGCGCCCTGCAggagctccagctgctggagaTCATGTGCAGCTGTTTCCAGGAGCAGAGCCGGGACGCCGTGCGTCAGCTCATGTTCTCCGCGCTCTTCGGTCTCCAAGGCAACCAGGCGGACGAGAGTCGCATGGCGCTGTTGGGCAAGCTGGTCTCCATGGCGATCGCCGTCGGCCGGGTCCCCATCTTGGAATGCGCCGCTACCTGGCTACAGGTGAGTTctgcgccggggggggggggcagggggcacATTTCACGGTGTGACGCCACGCCCCCGTGTGCTGTCGCGTCCCGCAGAGAAGCCACCGCGCGTACGCCGTGCGGCTGGCTCAGGTTCTGGTGGACGACTACTGCGGCACGATGCCCGGCTCGGCGCCCGCGCTGCAGAACATCCACGGCGCCAGCCCCCGCTTctgctgccagttcatcacCGCCGTCACCAGCCTGTACGACCTGAGCTCGGGTGcgtcagccggggggggggagggggtcaggAGCATCGATGAAAACATTCCGTGTGACCTTTCTGACTTTAACTCTGCGCGCTCGTCCCCCCAGAGGAGCTCGCCCCTCCCTCAGAACTCCTCCGGATGATCGTGTCGTGGATCCAAGACGACCCTCGCCTCGTCCTGATCGCCTTCCTGAACACGCCGCTCCCTGGCAGCCAGCCAGTCAGCTCTCTCGACGTCACTCCGCTGGGGGGGCTGGTGCGGTGGTGCGTCAAGTCGCCGCTCGCCTACGGGAAAGGCAAAAGGCCGGCGGCGGCCAACGGCGGCGCCGAGAGGGAGCCGGAGGCGGGGCCTCTCTTCTCTGCGCTCCATCTGAGCGTCCTGCAGGTCGGGCCGGTGTTTTCAGATCATTTCCTCGCCATAGCCACGCCTCCGAACGCCCCGGCACGTTTGCCGACGCCGTCTTGCCCCTCCTTGTGCAGGTCTTCATGCTTTTGCCCAACATCCTGAACGAGAAGGGGCTTTTCGGTCGCCTGGCGCTCCTTCAGATGGACTCCCTGGCcacgctgacctctgacctctccagGCTTCTAGACCAGGCCGACAAACAGACGCACAAGTCGCCCGCCGACGCGCACACGCTGTCCCAGCTGACCCTGGAGCGGCTGGCTCAGGCCTTCCAGGTGGCCATGGCCAACGGCGCCCTGCTCTGCTCCAGAGGTAGGCGAGGGAAAGGCCGGGCGGCTCAAACGTCCTCAGGCGCTGAATTTAGCTCCGGTTGGACGACGATGCCGAGCAGATCCAAATGTTTGAAGCTCCGCGTTTGACCAGCCGACGCTAACGCTAGCGTTAGCTGCAAGCAGCTCATATTACAGCTCAACTCTGGCTTCCAAACGaacgtcaacaacaacaacttctcGTTTGCCGTAGACGTCCTCGTGTGTCCTCGTGTGTCCTCGTGTGTCTCGCCTCTTCGCGCTGTGATGAGGGTTTTCCTGACTTCCTGCCTCTTTGTCTCCGCAGAGGACCTGAGAGCGATCTGTTCCCGCCTCCCTCACAACAAGTAAGAACCAGTATCcattacagggggggggggtcaaaatcaagtctgattcactttgaattttcatggttggtgtataaagataccaaagaTACCTTGTTAGAtgttccttcctctcctctcctcttcatcgtcccTTCACGCCGCCTCTCTGTTTCTAGTCTGCTGCAGTTGGTGCTGTCGGGCCCGGTGATGTACTACAACAACATGCACACCCCCCCGCTGGCCTTCAGCCCACACGCCGCCCACTCCCCCGTCGCCACGCACCctgcacacacaccccacccctCTTCGCACTCTCAGTACCCCACGCAGCCTTTCATGACCGGGATGCCGTTCCCCTACCGACCCGGACTCTGAGAGAAACCGTTTGTGTGCGTGGATgtcggttgttgttgtttgttcggAGGCATGTGTGACGTCATTTGATCTGGTTTTGTTCAGAGGACACGTCTctccaataaatattttttttttactcacgcCTGTAGTTTAGTTTTGTATCGCAGCCACCAGTGGGCGCTGTTGTACCGCGGCCGTTTGCAGGAGGACAGTAGATGAATATAATTCTCCTGTGGGATTAATTATTCTTGAAATAAATTTCACATTCTGCTGAGCTCAAAATAGAAACAAAATCATCTGCTTAGAACTTGTTCTCACTTCTAGTCATCAGAACCGACGGAAATTATTGCATTAAAATAGTAAGATAATGCTGAATAGGCATTAAAGGAGATAAAAGCAGAAGGTCTTTAATGATCAAATCTATGCAAATATGGGTGAACCAAGCACAAAGACCCAAAGGTAGCggcttctcctttttccccaAAGCGTGGACCTCAA
Proteins encoded in this region:
- the ints15 gene encoding integrator complex subunit 15 translates to MGDIRQSLLPRDVLSAAKELLYHLDIYICSLVQSGRQPPQVDSKTLQLVEEFILHAPEDRSAPARRMSALQELQLLEIMCSCFQEQSRDAVRQLMFSALFGLQGNQADESRMALLGKLVSMAIAVGRVPILECAATWLQRSHRAYAVRLAQVLVDDYCGTMPGSAPALQNIHGASPRFCCQFITAVTSLYDLSSEELAPPSELLRMIVSWIQDDPRLVLIAFLNTPLPGSQPVSSLDVTPLGGLVRWCVKSPLAYGKGKRPAAANGGAEREPEAGPLFSALHLSVLQVFMLLPNILNEKGLFGRLALLQMDSLATLTSDLSRLLDQADKQTHKSPADAHTLSQLTLERLAQAFQVAMANGALLCSREDLRAICSRLPHNNLLQLVLSGPVMYYNNMHTPPLAFSPHAAHSPVATHPAHTPHPSSHSQYPTQPFMTGMPFPYRPGL